A stretch of Aerococcus christensenii DNA encodes these proteins:
- the recA gene encoding recombinase RecA, producing MTLSHDENRQKALEQALKKIEKNYGKGAIMKLGEASDIQISTVSTGSLSLDVALGVGGYPRGRIIEVYGPESSGKTTVALHAVAEVQKQGGIAAFIDAENALDPEYAKALGVNIDELLLSQPDTGEQGLAIADALVSSGAVDIVVVDSVAALVPRAEIEGEMGDSHMGLQARLMSQALRKLSGSINKTKTIAIFINQIREKVGVMYGSPETTPGGRALKFYSTIRLDVRRAERIKSGEEIIGNRTKIKVAKNKVAPPFRVAEVDIMYGEGISREGDLVDLASDMKIIKKSGSWYSYGEDRIGQGRENAKKYLRDHPEVYAEIDHKVRVAYGFEEETEDEGNLGASTSESDSKKVEKVNEVAPDQEENETLDIFEEE from the coding sequence ATGACGCTATCACATGACGAGAACCGCCAGAAAGCTTTAGAACAAGCCTTAAAGAAAATAGAAAAAAATTACGGCAAAGGTGCCATTATGAAATTAGGAGAAGCGAGTGATATTCAAATCTCTACCGTTTCCACCGGCTCGCTTTCCTTAGATGTGGCGCTAGGCGTTGGAGGGTATCCTCGTGGAAGAATTATTGAAGTCTATGGCCCAGAATCTTCAGGGAAGACAACGGTTGCTCTTCATGCGGTAGCTGAAGTGCAGAAACAAGGAGGAATTGCTGCTTTTATCGACGCTGAAAATGCCTTGGATCCAGAATATGCCAAAGCTTTGGGGGTTAATATTGACGAACTTTTGCTTTCCCAACCAGATACAGGGGAACAAGGCTTAGCGATTGCAGATGCCTTGGTCTCTTCAGGCGCTGTGGATATTGTGGTCGTTGACTCTGTTGCAGCGCTTGTTCCACGGGCAGAAATTGAAGGAGAGATGGGAGATTCCCACATGGGACTTCAGGCCCGCTTGATGTCTCAAGCCCTCCGCAAATTATCTGGTTCGATCAATAAGACCAAAACCATTGCCATTTTTATTAACCAGATCCGTGAAAAAGTGGGTGTGATGTACGGCAGTCCTGAAACCACGCCTGGCGGAAGAGCGCTCAAATTCTATTCGACCATTCGTTTAGATGTTCGTCGAGCAGAACGCATCAAGAGTGGAGAAGAAATTATCGGTAACCGTACCAAGATCAAAGTGGCTAAGAACAAGGTCGCTCCTCCTTTCCGAGTGGCAGAAGTGGATATTATGTACGGGGAAGGAATTTCTCGTGAAGGGGACTTAGTCGACTTAGCTTCGGATATGAAGATTATTAAGAAGAGCGGTTCTTGGTATTCTTATGGGGAAGATCGGATTGGACAAGGACGAGAGAACGCTAAGAAATATCTCAGAGATCATCCGGAAGTTTATGCTGAAATTGACCACAAGGTGCGGGTAGCTTATGGATTTGAAGAAGAAACCGAAGATGAAGGAAATTTGGGGGCTTCAACCTCTGAGAGTGACTCTAAGAAGGTAGAAAAAGTCAATGAAGTAGCTCCTGACCAAGAAGAAAATGAAACCTTAGATATTTTTGAAGAAGAATAG
- a CDS encoding GNAT family N-acetyltransferase: MEIRPLEPSDKENSYTIIKVILEHLDVPLINQFGWEEAKEILKTAMDKPYYRYGCQNGYGVFVEGELVSVAYAYPGVMDPMIEAPLETTMIEMGYSSDQIPSRYAFVEALMDEFYLDSIATKKSYEKNGYATALIHYLEKQAQAQGYAKLSLNVDFDNEKARQLYEQLGFTVRSEVMIGGQAHYHLVKEV, from the coding sequence ATGGAGATTCGACCGTTAGAGCCATCAGACAAAGAAAATAGCTATACCATTATTAAGGTGATTTTAGAGCATTTGGATGTGCCTTTGATTAATCAATTTGGCTGGGAAGAAGCCAAGGAAATTTTGAAAACCGCTATGGACAAACCTTATTATCGGTACGGCTGTCAGAATGGCTATGGGGTGTTTGTAGAAGGAGAATTAGTGAGCGTTGCTTATGCTTATCCGGGAGTGATGGATCCTATGATAGAAGCGCCACTAGAGACTACCATGATTGAAATGGGCTATTCTTCTGATCAGATTCCTTCCCGTTACGCCTTCGTTGAAGCCCTCATGGATGAATTTTACTTGGATTCTATTGCCACCAAAAAGAGTTACGAAAAGAACGGTTATGCCACTGCCCTTATTCATTACTTAGAGAAGCAGGCCCAAGCTCAAGGGTATGCTAAACTTTCCCTCAATGTAGATTTTGACAATGAAAAGGCTCGCCAGCTCTATGAACAATTAGGCTTTACCGTCCGCTCAGAAGTGATGATTGGGGGACAAGCCCATTATCATTTGGTGAAGGAAGTTTAA
- a CDS encoding TIGR01440 family protein: MDALKEQAQAIAQELIQAAHLTPGQTVVIGCSTSEVSGQKIGSSSSPELGQTLFNAFYEIFHREGIYVAAQCCEHLNRALITSRLARPFEEVVNVVPFPKAGGSFATAAYHTLPDPIAIEEIQADAGLDIGNTLIGMHLKPVAVPLRLTHHQLGQAWVNAAKTRPKFIGGERAHYDPHLK, translated from the coding sequence TTGGATGCCCTAAAAGAACAAGCCCAAGCCATTGCGCAAGAGTTGATACAAGCTGCCCACCTTACCCCTGGGCAAACCGTAGTGATCGGCTGCTCCACCAGTGAAGTCAGTGGTCAAAAAATTGGCAGCTCTTCTTCACCCGAATTGGGACAGACTCTGTTTAATGCTTTCTATGAAATCTTTCATCGAGAAGGCATCTATGTCGCCGCTCAATGCTGCGAACATTTGAATCGGGCCTTGATCACCTCTCGGCTCGCCCGTCCCTTCGAAGAAGTCGTCAATGTAGTGCCTTTCCCTAAGGCGGGGGGCTCCTTCGCCACAGCGGCCTACCACACCCTGCCAGATCCAATTGCGATTGAGGAGATTCAAGCGGATGCCGGCCTTGACATCGGTAATACCCTTATTGGGATGCATCTAAAGCCAGTTGCTGTTCCCCTCCGTCTCACCCACCACCAACTCGGTCAAGCATGGGTCAATGCCGCCAAAACTCGTCCTAAGTTTATTGGAGGAGAGCGTGCTCACTACGATCCTCATCTCAAATAA